Proteins from one Flavobacterium branchiarum genomic window:
- a CDS encoding tetratricopeptide repeat-containing sensor histidine kinase, giving the protein MSFTRIIVLLVLLIQSYFNIAFGQEKKTAKQEIEKLSDESVKLMRDGHHEKSLTLSRITLNYALTAKDTILIAKSYNTIAANFDELTEPDKALFYYNKGLIYAEKTTNGELKNWLYNNLGNIYCFNKKEYEKGISFYKKSLYYSTKIKDSAQIAFTKLNIAWAYFDIGGYDDGYPYLSYINKYHPKHGTESTLVVLNMLNGMYYNHKNKNNKADLYFKKAIKHGHNGNEKSDLSFTYLEYSKFLSKIGDDKDAYKNLALHHILNDELSNEDKLRKVDVAGLNLEVDEYKRDIDKIGNQYKSNQQSLLLEQSRNKKVVSIMISLFVISIILFYFFYQNTKLKQKNRLKDIQGKIQQNIINASIDGQESERKKIALFLHDNISALLSSAGMHLNVFSTQNEPISEEILKTKFILEEAHDKVRDLSHELLPTLLVRFGLFYALEDLCEKNSNSTLLFEYQCTIPSKTRYHEKFEMRIYFIISELLNNIIKHSEANIASVSLTIENDSYLIVNVNDNGKGYKTNKFHIIEGFGLNQIRARIKNLKGEITVKSIIDMGTSIKIEVPILRQT; this is encoded by the coding sequence ATGTCTTTTACTCGGATTATTGTCTTACTAGTACTTCTTATCCAAAGCTACTTCAATATTGCTTTTGGCCAAGAAAAAAAAACAGCTAAACAAGAGATAGAAAAACTTTCAGATGAATCTGTAAAATTAATGCGTGATGGACATCATGAAAAATCATTAACACTGTCTAGAATCACATTAAACTATGCATTAACAGCCAAAGACACAATTCTTATTGCAAAATCATACAATACAATTGCTGCTAATTTTGACGAACTAACCGAGCCTGACAAAGCCTTATTCTATTATAACAAAGGATTAATCTATGCCGAAAAAACTACCAATGGAGAACTTAAAAACTGGCTTTACAATAATTTAGGGAACATTTACTGCTTTAATAAAAAAGAATATGAAAAAGGAATTTCATTCTATAAAAAATCACTTTACTATAGCACCAAGATAAAAGACTCTGCACAAATTGCATTTACAAAATTAAACATCGCTTGGGCGTATTTTGATATTGGTGGCTACGATGATGGCTACCCTTATCTAAGCTATATAAACAAGTACCACCCTAAACATGGTACAGAATCAACACTTGTGGTTTTAAACATGCTCAATGGCATGTATTACAATCATAAAAACAAAAATAATAAAGCAGATTTGTATTTCAAAAAAGCAATAAAGCATGGCCATAATGGAAATGAAAAATCAGACTTATCCTTTACCTATCTAGAATATTCTAAGTTTTTATCAAAAATTGGAGATGATAAAGATGCCTATAAAAATCTTGCCTTACATCATATCTTAAATGATGAATTAAGCAACGAAGATAAACTACGAAAGGTTGATGTTGCAGGCCTTAATCTAGAAGTTGATGAATACAAAAGAGACATTGACAAAATTGGAAATCAATACAAATCCAATCAGCAATCTTTACTATTAGAACAATCAAGAAACAAAAAAGTAGTCAGTATTATGATTTCACTATTTGTTATCAGTATCATCTTATTCTATTTCTTCTATCAAAACACCAAACTAAAACAAAAAAACAGATTAAAAGACATTCAAGGTAAAATACAGCAAAACATAATAAATGCAAGTATTGATGGTCAAGAAAGTGAACGTAAAAAAATTGCTTTGTTCTTACATGATAATATTAGTGCGTTACTATCCTCAGCAGGAATGCATCTAAACGTTTTTTCAACACAAAACGAACCTATATCTGAAGAAATTCTAAAAACTAAATTTATTCTCGAAGAAGCACATGACAAAGTCCGTGATTTATCTCATGAACTTCTACCTACTTTATTAGTACGATTTGGATTATTCTATGCTTTAGAAGATTTATGCGAAAAAAACTCAAACTCAACATTATTATTCGAGTATCAATGTACAATTCCTTCTAAAACCCGTTATCATGAAAAATTTGAAATGAGAATCTATTTTATCATTTCAGAACTATTAAATAACATTATTAAACATAGTGAAGCCAACATTGCTAGTGTTTCATTAACCATAGAAAACGACTCTTATTTAATTGTTAATGTAAATGATAATGGTAAAGGATACAAAACCAATAAATTTCATATCATCGAAGGTTTTGGCCTAAACCAAATTAGAGCAAGAATAAAAAACCTGAAAGGGGAAATCACAGTTAAATCAATAATCGACATGGGTACCTCAATTAAAATTGAAGTTCCTATACTTCGCCAGACGTAA
- a CDS encoding response regulator: MKNKIRVHLADDHQVLIDGLTNLLHTVSDFEVVGSSLNGMNIYDDVATNNTSILVLDISMPQKDGIEVLKEFSEKGFPCKVIILSSYDDLKIIKEVMNLGASGYLTKKCAGENIIEAIEAVNKGEEYFCDSVREKIFTTFTKGNPKLNERIREENSILSSRELEIITLISLEYSGKEISELLFISTNTVETHRKNIMKKLKTKNTIGLVKYAIKNNLIKS; encoded by the coding sequence ATGAAAAACAAAATACGAGTACATCTAGCCGACGATCATCAAGTACTTATCGATGGGCTTACTAATTTATTACATACTGTATCTGACTTTGAAGTTGTGGGATCATCTTTAAACGGAATGAATATATACGATGATGTAGCTACAAACAATACTAGCATCTTAGTGTTAGACATAAGCATGCCTCAAAAAGATGGTATCGAGGTTCTTAAGGAATTCTCTGAAAAAGGTTTTCCTTGTAAAGTAATAATACTTTCTAGTTACGACGATTTAAAAATTATAAAAGAAGTAATGAATCTTGGCGCCAGCGGTTATCTAACCAAAAAATGTGCAGGTGAAAATATCATCGAAGCCATTGAAGCTGTAAACAAAGGAGAGGAATATTTTTGCGATTCTGTTAGAGAGAAGATATTTACCACATTTACAAAAGGTAATCCAAAACTTAACGAGCGAATTCGAGAAGAAAACTCTATCTTAAGTTCTAGAGAACTTGAAATAATCACATTAATTTCACTTGAATACAGTGGAAAAGAAATTAGCGAACTACTCTTCATAAGTACTAATACTGTAGAAACGCATCGCAAAAACATCATGAAAAAACTTAAGACCAAAAACACGATTGGTCTAGTAAAATACGCCATTAAAAACAATTTAATTAAATCTTAA
- a CDS encoding DUF4293 domain-containing protein, with translation MIQRIQTIYLILTFAVTGILMFFVPLWITADAKPYYFMQNQLYVILLGLSTMLSIVSIISYKKRQNQFVMGRLNILLNLILLGLFVYHSLNLSGETPAVSEKGIGMFLPIVAIVLLVLANKAIKKDEDLVKSVDRLR, from the coding sequence ATGATACAAAGAATTCAAACTATATATTTAATTTTGACATTTGCAGTTACAGGCATTTTAATGTTTTTTGTTCCTCTTTGGATAACTGCTGATGCTAAACCATATTATTTCATGCAAAATCAACTTTATGTTATTTTGCTTGGTTTAAGTACTATGCTTTCTATCGTAAGCATTATTTCATACAAAAAAAGACAAAACCAGTTTGTCATGGGCAGGCTGAATATATTATTAAATTTAATTTTATTAGGATTATTTGTATATCATTCACTAAACTTATCTGGAGAAACACCTGCTGTTTCGGAGAAAGGTATTGGGATGTTTCTACCTATAGTTGCTATCGTGTTATTAGTGTTAGCTAATAAAGCCATCAAAAAGGACGAGGATCTTGTGAAATCTGTGGATCGATTGAGGTAA
- the rho gene encoding transcription termination factor Rho yields MFDISALKEMKLSELQEIAKLAKTIKFNGVKKETLIGLILSHQEGAAKPAVEQKVNEVEDDKPKRVRIVPVKKAAIQKNTVQKDIVFEEKKENTTNEIIDTPIIPAVPAVEAETTQTLESSENSAPEKKASKVIKFNKSAYEKKVALQKEKEALKENALAIETVNESSVETSENATSEKIEAPIQPKKINPNQNKQNQNQNQNPNQNGNNGNQNPNFKNKKNNFRDSDFEFDGIIESEGVLEMMPDGYGFLRSSDYNYLASPDDIYLSTSQIRLFGLKTGDTVKGVVRPPKEGEKFFPLVRVLKINGHDPQVVRDRVSFEHLTPVFPSEKFKLAEKQSTISTRIIDLFSPIGKGQRGMIVAQPKTGKTMLLKDIANAIAANHPEVYLIVLLIDERPEEVTDMQRSVRGEVIASTFDREPQEHVKIANIVLEKAKRLVECGHDVVILLDSITRLARAYNTVQPASGKVLSGGVDANALQKPKRFFGAARNVENGGSLSIIATALTETGSKMDEVIFEEFKGTGNMELQLDRKIANKRIFPAIDLTSSSTRRDDMLLDEKTLQRMWIMRKYLSDMNPVEAMDFINDRFKKTKNNEEFLISMND; encoded by the coding sequence ATGTTTGATATTTCTGCATTAAAAGAAATGAAGCTTTCTGAGCTTCAAGAAATAGCTAAGTTAGCTAAAACAATAAAATTTAACGGTGTAAAAAAGGAGACATTGATTGGTCTTATTTTATCGCATCAAGAAGGAGCTGCCAAACCAGCAGTCGAACAAAAGGTTAATGAAGTTGAAGACGATAAGCCAAAAAGAGTTCGAATTGTTCCAGTAAAGAAAGCAGCTATACAAAAGAATACAGTTCAAAAGGATATTGTTTTTGAAGAAAAAAAAGAGAATACAACAAACGAAATTATTGATACTCCAATAATTCCTGCAGTTCCAGCAGTAGAAGCAGAAACTACTCAAACTCTTGAATCTTCAGAAAATAGTGCTCCTGAAAAAAAAGCATCAAAGGTTATAAAATTTAATAAATCGGCTTATGAAAAAAAGGTCGCTTTGCAAAAAGAAAAAGAAGCATTAAAAGAAAATGCTTTGGCGATTGAAACAGTAAATGAGAGTTCAGTTGAAACTTCAGAAAATGCTACATCGGAAAAAATTGAAGCGCCAATTCAACCCAAAAAGATTAACCCAAACCAGAATAAGCAAAATCAAAATCAGAATCAGAACCCAAATCAAAACGGGAATAACGGGAATCAGAATCCTAATTTTAAAAATAAAAAGAATAATTTTAGAGACTCAGATTTTGAGTTCGATGGAATTATCGAAAGTGAAGGTGTTTTAGAAATGATGCCAGATGGATATGGTTTCTTACGCTCTTCAGATTATAATTATTTAGCCTCTCCGGATGATATTTATTTATCAACTTCACAAATCAGATTGTTTGGTCTTAAAACAGGTGATACAGTAAAAGGAGTAGTGCGTCCTCCTAAAGAAGGAGAAAAATTTTTCCCATTAGTTCGTGTTTTAAAAATTAACGGACATGATCCACAAGTAGTTCGTGATCGTGTTTCTTTTGAGCATTTAACTCCAGTTTTTCCTTCAGAAAAATTTAAATTAGCCGAAAAGCAAAGTACAATTTCAACTCGTATTATCGATTTGTTTTCTCCAATAGGAAAAGGGCAACGTGGTATGATTGTAGCACAGCCAAAAACGGGTAAAACAATGTTGCTAAAAGACATTGCAAATGCTATTGCAGCAAATCACCCAGAAGTATATTTAATTGTTCTTCTTATTGATGAGCGTCCTGAAGAGGTTACAGATATGCAACGTAGTGTTCGTGGAGAAGTAATTGCTTCGACTTTTGATAGAGAACCACAAGAACACGTTAAAATTGCCAATATCGTATTAGAAAAAGCAAAACGTTTGGTAGAATGTGGTCATGATGTAGTAATTCTTTTAGATTCAATTACGCGTTTGGCTAGAGCTTATAATACAGTGCAACCCGCTTCTGGAAAAGTATTAAGTGGAGGTGTTGATGCTAATGCATTACAAAAACCAAAACGTTTCTTCGGAGCTGCTCGTAACGTAGAAAATGGTGGTTCATTAAGTATCATTGCAACTGCATTAACAGAGACAGGATCTAAAATGGACGAAGTTATCTTTGAAGAGTTTAAAGGTACTGGTAATATGGAGTTACAATTGGATCGTAAGATTGCTAACAAACGTATTTTTCCAGCAATTGATCTTACTTCATCAAGTACGCGTCGTGACGATATGCTATTAGATGAGAAAACATTACAAAGAATGTGGATCATGAGAAAATACCTTTCAGATATGAATCCTGTAGAAGCAATGGACTTTATTAATGATCGTTTCAAGAAAACTAAAAATAACGAAGAGTTTTTAATTTCAATGAATGACTAA
- a CDS encoding M28 family peptidase has product MKKITILLLIASAFSCKNTQGVVAKDNSDPTKYINTITAADLKKHLYIVASDEMEGRETGSKGQKKAGLYLIDQYKKDKVTFPKGAKDYYQHIPASYLNAKRNQNLPDSENIWAYIEGTEKPDEIVVLSAHYDHVGMKNGDIYNGADDDGSGTVALLEMAQAFAKAKKDGHGPKRSILFLHVTGEEHGLHGSRFYSENPLFPIANTIADLNIDMIGRRDVEHANSNNYVYVIGADRLSSDLHNIVVAQNEKYTKIDLDFKFNDPKDPNHFYERSDHYNFAKLGIPSVFLFNGVHEDYHKKGDRPEKIEYDALTKRTQLAFVIAWDLANRENRPVVDKK; this is encoded by the coding sequence ATGAAAAAAATCACAATTCTATTATTAATCGCTTCGGCGTTTTCATGCAAAAACACTCAAGGTGTCGTTGCAAAAGATAATTCAGATCCAACCAAATATATAAACACTATAACAGCTGCTGATTTAAAAAAGCACCTTTATATTGTAGCTTCAGATGAAATGGAAGGAAGAGAAACAGGCTCTAAAGGACAAAAAAAAGCTGGTCTTTATCTTATCGATCAATATAAAAAAGATAAAGTTACTTTTCCTAAAGGAGCAAAAGATTATTACCAACACATTCCTGCATCGTACTTAAATGCGAAAAGAAACCAAAACTTACCTGATTCAGAAAACATTTGGGCGTATATTGAAGGAACAGAGAAACCAGATGAAATAGTAGTACTTTCAGCTCATTATGATCACGTAGGAATGAAAAATGGTGACATCTATAATGGAGCCGATGATGATGGATCTGGAACAGTAGCCTTGCTAGAAATGGCTCAGGCATTTGCCAAAGCAAAAAAAGATGGGCACGGTCCAAAACGTTCTATCCTTTTCTTACACGTTACCGGAGAAGAGCACGGCTTACATGGTTCACGTTTTTACTCAGAAAATCCATTGTTCCCAATAGCAAATACAATAGCAGATCTTAATATCGACATGATCGGACGTCGCGATGTAGAACATGCAAATTCAAATAATTACGTTTATGTAATTGGTGCCGATAGACTATCTAGCGATTTGCATAATATTGTAGTAGCTCAAAACGAAAAATATACTAAGATCGATTTAGATTTTAAATTCAATGATCCAAAAGACCCAAATCATTTTTATGAGCGCTCTGATCATTATAATTTTGCTAAACTTGGTATTCCTTCTGTGTTTTTGTTCAATGGAGTTCATGAAGATTACCACAAAAAAGGGGATAGACCTGAAAAAATTGAGTATGATGCTTTAACAAAAAGAACTCAATTGGCATTTGTAATAGCTTGGGATTTAGCTAATAGAGAAAACAGACCAGTAGTTGATAAAAAATAA
- a CDS encoding DUF3667 domain-containing protein — MSKSALRKDKTCLNCRHVVEQKFCPNCGQENTDTRKTFHHLFIHFFEDLTHYENAFWRTIKNLLFKPSALTKEYLSGKRLSYLAPVRLYIFISFVTFLLIAMFPVHVNDDVNETFDSDSIQKQTSVIRDTLKNNKDIKVLLDSNTISDEDKKDIQEVLNNPKSQKGSLIKFGYKSVRELDSVQKYGTKSEKLSDFSYWINRKVQVIKDQNTGKQAINKFIENFIHNIPKILFIIMPFFAFFLWLFHNKKRWYYFDHGIFTLHYFSFLLLLFLILFSINKIGNLIDSTFVNTIINFITFIGLAWMFYYFFPAHHRFYGETRTISFFKSMILLFINSFFILFLLILYAFYTFINIH; from the coding sequence ATGTCAAAAAGTGCTTTAAGAAAAGATAAAACCTGCCTAAATTGCAGGCATGTTGTTGAACAAAAATTTTGTCCCAATTGTGGACAAGAAAACACTGATACTCGAAAAACATTCCACCATTTATTTATTCATTTTTTTGAAGATTTAACGCATTATGAGAACGCTTTTTGGCGTACTATCAAAAACCTTTTATTTAAACCATCTGCACTAACTAAAGAATACCTTTCGGGAAAACGCTTGTCCTATTTAGCGCCAGTTCGTTTATACATCTTTATAAGTTTTGTTACTTTTCTTTTAATTGCAATGTTTCCAGTTCATGTGAATGATGATGTAAATGAGACTTTTGACTCTGATAGTATCCAGAAACAAACTTCAGTTATAAGAGATACACTAAAAAACAACAAAGACATTAAAGTCCTATTAGACTCTAATACAATATCTGACGAAGACAAAAAAGATATCCAAGAGGTATTGAATAATCCCAAATCACAAAAGGGAAGTTTAATCAAATTTGGTTATAAATCAGTTAGAGAATTAGACTCAGTTCAAAAATATGGCACAAAATCTGAAAAACTTTCCGATTTTAGTTATTGGATAAACCGAAAAGTGCAAGTTATAAAAGATCAAAACACAGGTAAACAAGCAATCAATAAATTCATAGAAAACTTTATACATAATATCCCTAAAATTTTATTTATCATCATGCCATTTTTCGCATTCTTCTTATGGCTTTTTCATAATAAAAAACGTTGGTATTATTTTGATCACGGCATCTTTACCCTGCATTATTTTTCGTTTCTATTGCTCCTTTTTTTAATTCTATTCTCGATTAACAAAATAGGCAATTTAATAGATTCTACTTTTGTAAACACTATAATTAATTTTATAACTTTTATAGGGTTAGCATGGATGTTCTATTATTTTTTCCCTGCACATCACCGATTTTATGGAGAAACAAGAACAATATCATTTTTTAAAAGCATGATATTACTCTTCATAAATTCATTTTTTATCTTATTTTTACTGATACTATATGCATTTTACACATTCATAAATATACACTAA
- a CDS encoding DUF3667 domain-containing protein, giving the protein MSKSTLRKDKTCLNCRHVVEQKFCPNCGQENADTRKTFHHLFIHFFEDLTHYENAFWRTIRNLLFKPAALTKEYLSGKRLSYLAPVRLYIFISFVTFLLIAMFPIHVDHSINKAFSTENIQKQASIINDSLKNNEEVKIEFNTGTISKDEKNAFHVSIGKPKSKNGSFIQVGYKSLEQLDSIQKYGTKSEKLSDFGYWINRKIQIIKDQNTAAEALDKFIQSFIHNLPKVLFIIMPLFAFFSWLLHNKKRWYYFDHGIFTLHYFSFLLLLFLFLFSIGKIGALINSSFIDAVINFLTFIGLVWMFYYFFPAHHRFYGETRTVSFLKSIVLLFINMLFMLFLLFVFAFYTFINIH; this is encoded by the coding sequence ATGTCAAAAAGCACTTTAAGAAAAGATAAAACCTGCCTAAATTGTAGACATGTTGTTGAACAAAAATTTTGTCCCAATTGTGGACAAGAAAACGCTGATACTCGAAAAACATTCCATCATTTATTTATTCATTTTTTTGAAGATTTAACGCATTATGAAAATGCTTTTTGGCGCACAATTAGAAATCTTTTATTTAAACCAGCGGCACTAACTAAAGAATACCTTTCTGGCAAACGTTTGTCGTATTTAGCACCAGTGCGTTTATACATCTTCATTAGTTTTGTTACTTTTCTTCTAATAGCAATGTTCCCAATCCATGTGGATCATAGTATAAATAAAGCTTTTAGTACCGAAAATATCCAAAAACAAGCTTCAATCATAAATGATTCACTAAAAAACAACGAAGAAGTAAAAATAGAATTTAACACTGGTACAATATCAAAAGATGAAAAAAATGCATTTCATGTGAGCATTGGTAAGCCCAAATCGAAAAATGGAAGTTTTATACAAGTTGGATATAAATCTCTTGAACAATTAGATTCAATCCAAAAATATGGCACAAAATCGGAGAAGCTTTCGGATTTTGGCTATTGGATAAATAGAAAAATTCAAATTATAAAAGATCAAAACACCGCTGCAGAAGCTCTCGATAAATTCATACAATCTTTTATACATAATTTACCAAAAGTTTTATTTATTATTATGCCTCTTTTTGCATTCTTTTCATGGCTTTTACATAACAAAAAACGTTGGTATTATTTTGACCACGGTATATTTACCTTACATTATTTTTCGTTTCTATTACTACTGTTTTTGTTTCTATTTTCAATTGGAAAAATAGGCGCTTTAATAAACTCCTCTTTTATTGACGCTGTAATTAATTTTTTAACATTTATAGGGTTAGTGTGGATGTTCTATTATTTTTTTCCTGCACATCACCGTTTTTATGGAGAAACAAGAACAGTCTCATTTCTTAAAAGCATCGTATTGTTATTCATAAATATGCTTTTCATGCTATTTTTGCTATTTGTATTTGCATTTTATACATTCATTAATATACACTAA
- a CDS encoding dienelactone hydrolase family protein has translation MKTFPLFLFTSLLFCNIMNAQLKPVKYTDGSQVLNGLAISPTTKSNENPGILILPAWKGIDNASKEIAEDLANLGYHVFIADIYGQGNYPNDNTEAGKLSGYYKNNFSIYQNRINLALQQLVKSGANVNNTVIIGYCFGGTGALEAARGHLNVQGVVSFHGGLGKNSKRPAQPITTKVLVCHGADDPYVSKEEIDSFQQEMRDTKADWQMVYYANAVHSFTNPEAGNDNSKGAAYNEKAAKRSFEHLKLFLNEVLKK, from the coding sequence ATGAAAACATTCCCCCTATTCTTATTCACTTCTTTACTTTTTTGCAACATTATGAATGCACAATTGAAACCCGTAAAATATACAGATGGTAGTCAAGTTTTAAATGGACTAGCCATAAGTCCGACAACAAAAAGTAATGAAAACCCTGGGATTTTAATACTTCCAGCTTGGAAGGGAATAGATAATGCATCAAAAGAAATTGCAGAAGACCTAGCCAACCTAGGTTATCATGTTTTCATTGCAGATATTTATGGACAAGGAAACTATCCGAACGATAATACAGAAGCTGGTAAACTGTCTGGGTATTACAAAAACAATTTTAGTATTTATCAAAATAGAATCAACCTAGCCTTACAACAATTAGTAAAATCTGGTGCTAATGTTAACAATACGGTTATAATAGGGTATTGCTTTGGAGGAACAGGTGCTCTTGAAGCGGCAAGAGGTCATCTCAATGTTCAAGGAGTTGTTTCATTTCATGGTGGCTTAGGAAAAAATAGTAAGCGTCCAGCACAACCTATTACCACAAAAGTTTTAGTTTGTCACGGTGCAGATGATCCTTATGTTTCAAAAGAAGAAATTGATTCTTTTCAACAAGAAATGCGTGATACCAAAGCCGACTGGCAAATGGTTTATTATGCAAATGCTGTACACTCTTTTACTAACCCCGAAGCAGGAAATGACAATTCTAAAGGGGCTGCTTATAATGAAAAAGCCGCAAAACGCTCATTTGAACATTTAAAACTTTTTTTAAATGAAGTCTTAAAGAAATAG